The Gemmatimonadales bacterium genomic sequence CATGTCCACCAGGTCGTGGTAGTTGCCCGCGCGGTAGGCGCGTGGGGCGCCATCGGGCGTCATGCCGGTGGCCACCCGCCAGTTCGGCTCCGTGGTGACCGTCACCTTGGCCGGGAAGTCGAGGCTGCGCCCCTCAGGATAGAGGAAGACGTTGGTGCCGTTGACCATCAGGAAATCGGGCCGGCTCCACGCCATCGCGTTGTCGAGCTGGTTGGCCTGAAAGTCGAAGGTGATGGTCACCTCGCCCTTCCCGGTCGGGCGGATCCGCCAGGTGTCGGGGTCGGCCTTGTCCCAGGCGATCGGAGCGCCACCCTGGGTCACGGTGAAGCTCGAGACCCGCCGCGCGAAGTTGGACACCTCGTAGGCGCCGGGTGTCCAGCTGGGGAGCGACAGCAGGACCGGATTGCTGCCCCCGACTTCGAACCGGGTCGTGACCGCGACGCTCTGGGCCTGCGCGGTGGCGCGGGTAAAGTTGAGGTCGTAGCGGAGGTTGGCAACGGGAGCGGACTGCTGGGCCAGGGCGACGGTTGGAAAGGTCGCGGCGGCGAGGAGAGTCAGGAAGCGACGCATGGGGTCCAGGAGCGGAGGATGGGCAGGGCGGCAGGGCGGCGGCGTGGCCGGCTGCGGGAACAGAGGCCCTACGAGCCTCGCCAACAGAATGTGTCAGCGGACGAGCCGGGCATGTCCCGGGTGCGACACGGCCGCCGGCGTGCGGGTGTTCCGCGCGCCGACGGCCGGTGCGATCACGTCTGGCCGATCGGGCTAGAGGCCGTAGATCGAGGCCGGCACCTTCAGCACGTAGGTGTTGAGGGTGAAGGTCTCGTCGTACGCCGCCCCGACGATGATGGTCCCGTCCGCCGAGGCCGCGACAACGGCCTCCCAGTAATAGTTCTCCGGCAGGGTGATGCCGTTGGCAGCCGCGACGTCGAGCAGCGACACGACACCGCCCGCCTGCGTCCAGAAGAACGGGAACGGAAGCCCGAAGAAGCCCTCGGTCAGGGTGCCGTAGACCACCTGGCCGTTCAGGGCGGTGGCCTGGCCGTATCCGACGTACCCCTCGTAGGCACCAGAGGCGACGTTGATGGTACCGAGCGTCGCGCTCCAGATGAAGGGCATCTGGGCCCAGACACCGGTCACGACCGCACCGTTGCCAGAGATGGCCAGGACTTCGCCCGGGCTGTCATCGGTGAACACGCCGTTCGAGGGAACCAGCGAGCCGACTCCGCTCGCGGTCCAGATGGCCGGGCGGCGATCGATCCAGTAGGTGGCACCGCCCACGTTCGCGTACGCCGAGGCGAATCCGCCGACCATCGTACCGTCATCCGAGACGACCGTGGCGCGGTTGCTCGCCGGGCTGCCGCTCGTCGAGTCGCCGTCGCCGATCAAGTCGAGGGCGACGAAGTTGCCGGCGCCGGCGGCGTCGGTCCAGAGGAAGGCCTCTGAGTTGCAGAGGTTCCAGATCAGGCCAACCGTGGTGTGGCCGGCCGAATCGATATCCCAGGCGCTGCTCAGGTCCTGGTTGCCGGTGTCGGCGTCGTACTCGCAACCGTTGGCGTAGATGCTGCCGAGATCCTGCCAGCCCGCGCCTTCCTGCCAGAGGCCGGCGTTTTCAGGCTTGCCATGGATGGCGCTGACTCGGCCGGCATTCGAGATGCCCGTGGTGAAGTCGAACGCCGCGTCGCCGGCCTGCCCCTTCAGTGTCGACGTGTTGCTGGCCACGTCGTAGAAGTAGAAGTCGGACGTCGCCGAAAACGGGTCGGTCAGCAGGATGGAGGCGCCGTCGGCGCTGATGTCCTCGGCGCGCAGGTTCGGGATCAGGCTCAGCGTGGCGCCCGGGATCGGGGCCGGTTCGGTGGTGTTGTCTTCGCTGCAGCCGGCGAGGGTGCCGGCCAGCAGGCCGACAAGCACCAGCGGGCGCAGGGCGCGCGCCGGTGAGGTCCAGCGGGTCATCAGGGTCACGTGCACTCCAGTGTCGATGTGTGGTATGTGGCTACGCCACAACCTGCGCCCGGGGAGGCGAAGGTGCGAAAGGGCTGGAGCACTGAGTCAGGGGGACTCGGGCACGCGAATCAGCAGGAGGGGCTGCCCGACGATGCGGGGCGGAAAATAGGGAGGGGGTATCCCGGGAGTCAACGTGGGGGGGGCGGGGTGCCAAACCCCGTCGAACGGGGTACTTTTTGGGGTCTCTTGCCGGGTGTACCCCGGCCTGGCCTGCCCTCTTCGAGGTTGTCTCCATGCGCACTTCCCGTTTCCCGACCGTGGCCTGCTCGGCTGGGCTGCTGGCCCTCGCCGCCTGCTCCCCCCCGTCCATCACCTCCGAACGGAACAGTGACATTCCGGTCCCGGCAGGCGCCACGGTGAGCTTTATCGGCGGCACCACCGAAGGGGCCACGCAGGTGAACCCCGCGGTCTCCAACGAGATCATGCACGTGCGCATCCAGAATGCCGTCAAGACGCAGCTGCAGAAGAAGGGCTACACCGTCGTGGACAGCGGGACGCCGGCCACCTTCCATGTCCGGTATTTCGTCGGCGTCAAGCAGAACACCTCCTACGTCACCACGACCACCGGCGTCGGCATGGCCGGCCCGTACGGCCCCGGCTTCGGGCCGTACGGCTACGGCTATGGCTACGGCTATGGCTACGGCTGGGGCGGGTATGGCGTCTCCACCACCACACCGGTGACCAACACGAACGTCTCGTTCGTGGTGGACCTGGTCCAGGCCACCAGCGGGAAGATCGCCTGGCGCGGCATCTACAACGGCGAGGCCTCCAGCTCACCACCGAGCGACTCCAAGCTGAACTCCCTGGCCCAGTCGATCTTCAGCACGCTGCCGAAGGTCCCGCAGTAAGGCGGGGCAGCAGGGCAGCAATACGAAACCCGTCACCCCGGCGAACGCCGGGGTCCAATGCGTGGTTCCATCCAACCAAGAGTTCGACCGACGAGGTGACACGATGACCGCTATCGTATTCGATACGCGATTCCAACGCGCCGGCGCACTCCTGGCCGTCGTGTTGGCTGCCGGTTGCAGTTCGTCCGTCACCTCGGAGCGCAACGAGGCGATTGCCATCCCCAGCGGGGCCACGGTGACTCTCCCGGTCTCGGGGGCGCAGCGCACCCCGGAGCTGTACCCCACGGTGTCGAACGACAGCATTCACCACATGATCCAGCGCGCCATCAAGGCTCAACTCGCGGCGAAAGGGTACACCGTCGTCGACAGCGGTCAGCCGGCGACGTTTGTCGCGCGGTACTTCCTTGGCGTGCAGACCTCGTCGCGGTACGCCGCCACCGCGGGCGGGGTCAGCGGTCCGCCAATCCAGGGCATCGGCAATGGGTACGGCCGGACGCAGGACACCCCGCTCTCGGCCCTTCCGTCGCCGGGCCAGATCCACAACGTGACCTTTGAAGCGGCGCTGGTGGACGAGAAGGCGGGGCGGACGGCGTGGCGGGGCGTGCTCGATCGCGAACCGAAGAGCACGGCCCCCGACCAGGCGCGCATCAACCAGGTCGTGGGCGAGGTCATGAAGTCGCTGCCCCAGGTTCCCTGAGCCTGCGTGCCGCAAGACCTCTCGTACGTCCTGCTGCTCTTCGTGCTGTTTGTGGTGCCACGGTTCCTGCAGCGCTATCGCCTGCCAGGGGCCGTGACGGCGCTCGCGCTGGGCGTCGGCGCCACAGCCCTCGGACTCTTCCAGCACGACGAAACCATCGCCCTGATGGCCACCTTCGGCATCGTGGCGCTGTTCCTGTTTGCCGGGCTCGACGTCGACCTCGAGGCGCTCAAGCCGGATGCCCGGGTGCTGACCCAGCACCTCGTGATCTGGGGCGCCACCCTCGCGCTCCTCACCACGGCCGCGTCCTGGGTCTTCTCCCTGGCCATCCGGGAGGCGTCGCTGGTCGCGCTGGCGCTGATCACCCCCTCCACCGGCTTCATTCTCGATTCGCTCGACCTCTTCGGGCTCTCCGACAGCGAGAAACGCTGGACCAAGTCGAAGGCCATCGCCTCCGAGCTGCTCGCGCTCATCGTGATGTTCCTGACGCTGCAGTCCACCTCGCCGGAACAGCTGGGACTCAGCGTCCTCGCCATGCTGGCGCTGATCGTGATGTTGCCGCCGGTCTTTCGGTGGTTCGCCGGCCGGATCGCGCCGTTTGCCCCACGCTCCGAGTTCGCGTTCCTCCTGATGGTGGCGGTCGTCGCCGCCTCCGCCACCCGCCGGCTCGGCGTCTACTACCTGGTGGGGGCCTTCGTCGTCGGCCTGTCGGCGCGCCAGTTTCGCGCCCGCCTTCCCGCCATGTCCTCGGAACGGATGCTCGGGGCGGTCGAGGCGTTCGCGTCATTCTTCGTGCCGTTCTACTTCTTTCACGCCGGCGAGTACGTCAGCCACGATGAGTTGAACTGGGTGGTGCTGGGGCTCGGCGCGGCGTTCCTGGTAATCTTCGCCTTGCTCCGCCTCGGCGAGGTCATCCTGCACCGATGGGTGGCGCTGCGCGAAGCACCGAAGAAGAGCCTCCGCATCGGCGTGGCGCTGCTCCCGACCCTGGTGTTCACGCTCGTGATCGTGGATATCCTGCGGGGCCGCCCGGGGGTGACGCCGACGCTGCTCGGCGCGCTGGTCCTCTACACCACGCTCATCACGCTGCTGCCGGGCCTGATCCTGCGAGTGCCAGCGATCGACTACTCAACGCTGCATCTCGACCCGATCGCTCCGCCGCCGGACAGCGGGTTCGGGGCCTCGGGACCCGAATGGCGTGGCGGGGCCTCCGCGTCGCTCACCGAGTCCAATCCGCCACCACCCCCGCCAGCCCCACCACCGAGTGCGGCCGATCGGACGTAGCTGTGCAGGGAGGCAGGGAGGGAGGGAGGCAGGGAGGCAGGGAGGCAGGGAGGCAGGGAGGCAGGGAGGCAGGGAGGCAGGGAGGCAGGGAGGCAGGGAGGCAGGGAGGCAGGGAGGCAGGGAGGCTGAGTTCAATCCCACCTGTCAATCGCACTCACGGAGCCAACCAACCGGGGCGACCTGGTCATGCGGCACCTCTGGGGGTGTTCCTTTAATTAGGGGTGGGCATATGCCCACCCCGGTCCGTCCGCCCGCGCATGCGATGGCCACCAACGGGTTCGTCCATGCCCACCCCGGTCCGTCCGCCCGCGCATGCCCACCAACGGGTTCGTCCATCCGCCCGTCCGCCCGCGCATGCGATGGCCACCAACGGGTTCGTCCATGCCCACCCCGGTCCGTCCGCCCGCGCATGCGATGGCCACCAGCCGGTTCGTTTCCGCCCACCCTGGACCCCCGCTTTCGCCGGGGTGATGGAAAGCAGCCGGACCCCCGCTTCCGCCGGGGTGACGGGAAGCAAACAGCCCCCCGCTTTCGCCGGGGTGACGACAGTCTATCCGCCCTCTCCCCCGCCCCCCTGCCCTGCGGCCCCGCCCGACTCCGGGGCGCCAGCCAGGATCCTCCCATACAGACTGAGGATGTCGCTGCGCCGGAGGAGTCCGACCAGGCGCCCCGACTCCGGATCCACCACCGGCAGGGCGGAGGCGCCACGCGCCCCCATCCGGCGCGTCGCTTCGAGGAGCGAGTCCTCGGGTTCGAGTGACTCCGTCGGCTGGGCTGCCTCCGCCGCAATCAGGATCTGGTGCAGTTCCCGCGGTTCGTTCGCGATGCGGGCCAGGTCGGACACCGTCAGGACGCCGCTCAACTCGCCGTATTCCGTCACCACCGGAAAGACGTCCTGGGTGCCCGCGCCGAGGTGGGTCAGGAACTGTGTGGCGAGCGCGCGCTCCTGAATGACGATCGGCTTCCGATGGTACGCCTCCGCCACGCGCAGGCTCGCGAGCACGTCGCGGTCGGTGCCGTGCACGATATGCTCCCCCTGCCGCCGCAGCCACCCGCTGTAGAGGGAATCGCGCTCCAGCCGCCGCGCCACGAAGTGGCTCACGACGACCGCGAGCATCAGCGGCAGCATGATGGCCGAGTTGTCGGTCATTTCCCAGACCATCAGGATCCCGGTCATGGGGGCGTCGAGCGCCGCGGCGACGACGGCCCCCATCCCCACGATGGCGTAGGGTTCCACGGTCAGGTTCAGCCCGGGGAAGAGCACGATCAGCCCCGCGCCGAAGGCCCCGCCCGCCGCCGCCCCGACATAGAGGGAGGGAGTGAAGAGGCCGCCGGATCCGCCGGTGTTCAGCGTGATGGAGGTGGCGATGATCTTCATCCCGGCGAGGAGAATCAGGAGGTACCAGGCCAGGTCGCCGAAGCGGTCGAGCGGGATGGCCAGGTGCCCGAACCCGACGAGGAGGCCGCTGGAAAAGAACGCGAGGCCACCGACGGCGGCGCCGCCGGCGAGGGCAAGGAGGACCGGCATCCGCTGCCGAAACTTCTCGGCCCAGTCGTCTACGCTGAAGTAGAAGCGCACAAACGCCACCGACGCGAGGCCGGCCACCAACCCGAGGAGGGGATAGAACAGGATGACTTCGCGGGTCAGGCCGTAGCCCTGCTCGAAGGGCACCGGAAAGACCGGATGGTTGCCGAATACCGAGCGGGTGACCACGGCGGCCACGACGCTGCTGACCACGACCGGCGCAAAGGCGGCGATGCTGAACGACCCGAGGATTTCCTCGAGGGCAAAGAAGGCACCCGCCAGCGGCGCATTGAAGGCCGCGGAGATGCCGGCCGCGGCCCCCGCGCCGACCAGGATGATCGTCCGGTTGCCCGAGAAGCGGAACGAGCGCCCCAGCCGCGAACCGACCGCGGCGCCGAAGACGGCAATCGGGCCCTCGGCACCCGCCGAGCCACCGCTCCCGATTGTGAGGGCGCTCGCGGCTGTCCGCACCATCACCGCCCGGGTGGGGATGACCCCCTGGCGCCGCACCACCGCGAGCTGCACGTCGGGAATGGTCAGCCCCTTCTGCCCCGGCGCGAACCGCCGCATGACCCACCAGGCGGCGACGGCCCCGGCGCCGGTCAGGATCGGCCGATAGGCCAGCTGGCCCAGTTCCGGGAGGTAGGCCTCCGGCCAGCTGAAGAAGACCTCGTGGGCCAGGTCGATCAGCTTGTAGAACCCGATGACGCCGAAGGACGCGGCGAGCCCGATCACGACCGCAAAGCCGAGGAGGATCGAATTCTCGCTCAGCTCGAGGCCGTTGAACCAGTCGACGATGTCGTCCCAAACCCCCTGGGCGACGTTGACCGGTCCGTAGGTGGAGTGACGGGCCTGCGCCGCGAGGCGGCGGAGCTGCCGGCGGAGGGTGCGGAGGATGTCGGCGGGTTTCACTTCAGGGGAATCTTTCCGGTTGCGAATTCGTCTGACAAGGTAGCACTATTCACGACGTTGTCACAGCGACCCGCCGCGCCGGCCATGCCTGCGCCCTGTCCCCGTCTACGATGAGAGTCTTCATGCGGTTCTCCCTCCGCCGGCTTGCCCTGGCCACCATATTCGCACTCACCCCGGCCACCGTCATTGCCCAGTCGATCGGCGCCTACACCCCGCCGGTGCAGTGGCCGGAGCGTCCAACGCGCTTCGACCTCCTCCACCAGCGAATTGCCCTGAGCGTGGACTGGTCGCGGCTGGCCATCAGCGGGACGGTGACAACCACCGTCAAGCTGACCACCGTCACCGACACGGTCCGGCTCGATGCGGACCACCTCACCATCACGGGCGCCACCGACGCAAAGGGACGGAAGCTCCGGTACCAGACCGATTCCACCCATGTGACCGTCAAGCTTCCCCGCCGCATGTCCCCCGGCGACACGGCGGTGTTCACCCTGACCTATACCGGCGTGCCCGAGCGCGGCCTCTACTTCGTGCCGCGCAGCCACGTGGTCTGGACCCAGGGCGAGGCCGTCGAGACCCGGAGCTGGGTCCCGACCTATGACTTCCCCAATGACAAGGCCACCTGGGAATTCCTGGTGACCGCCGACCCCGGCATGTCGGTGCTCTCCAACGGCACCCTGACGGAGGTCACCCCGGCACCGGGCGGTCGCCAGGTCTGGCACTGGGTCCAGGAGCAGCCCGCCTCCACCTATCTCTATTCGGTCGTGATCGGGCCGTTTACTGTGCTCCGCGACCAGTGGCGCGGCCGGCCGGTGGACTACTGGGTCGCACCGGACACCGTTCCCGCCGGCTGGCGTACCTTCGGCGAAACCCCGTCGATGATCGAGATCTACTCCCAGGTCCTCGGCGTGAACTACCCGTGGCCCAAGTACAGCCAGGCCGTCATTCCCGACTTCACCTATGGCGGCATGGAGAACGTATCGGCCACCACCCAGACCGACCTCGTGCTGCACGGGGCGGACGGTGAACCCGAGAGCAGCGGCCGGGGCCTCGCGGCCCACGAGCTGGCGCACCAGTGGTTCGGCGACTACACCACCACCGCCACCTGGTCGCACGCCTGGCTCAACGAGGGGCTGACCACCTACATGGAGTCGGTCCAGAACGAGAAGAGCCGCGGCTGGGCCGCCGGCCAGCAGTCGTGGTACAGCCAGCAGCAGCAGGCGATGGGCGCCGACCTCCGGCAGGAACGCCCCCTGGTCTGGGGCGACACTCTGGCCGACCCGATCCAGCTCTTCTTCAGCGGACACATCTACCCGAAGGGCGCCCAGGTGGCCCACCAGCTGCGCCGCCTCCTCGGCGACTCGCTCTTCTGGGCGGGGATGCAGCGATTCCTGCAGGACAACGCCTACAAGCCGGTGCGCACCGAAAACTTCGCGGTGGCGTTCGAGCAGACCGCCAACCGCGACCTCGACTGGTTCTTCGATCAGTGGGTCTATGGCATCGGGTACCCGAAGGTGCAGGTGACGCGGCACTGGGACGCCGCCGCGAAGCAGCTGCACGTCACGGTCACGGAAACCCAGAAGATCGACTCCACCCATCCTCTCTTCCGTTTCCCGGTCACCATCCGCCTGATCACCCCCGATTCGGTGTTGCGGAAGGAGATCATGGTCACGAAGCAGACCGAGACCTTTACCCTGCCGGTGTCGCAGGAACCGCTGTCGTTCCGGTTCGACGAAGGGGCCTGGCTCCTCGGCACCGTCTCCACCGACCAGACGCCGACTGAGTTGTCGGAAATGGCCAAGCACGACCTGGAATACGGCGCGCGGAACTGGGCGCTCCGGGCGCTGGCGGGCAACACCACCGCCGTGGCCGACAGCGCGCGCCGGTTCATCGTGTTGAACGAGCGGGAACCGCTGCTGCGCGAAATTGCGCTTGCGCAGCTCGCCGAGCGGAAGGACCCGGCCGACATCCCGCTGGTCAAGTCGGCGCTGCGTGACCCGGCCAGCGGTGTGCGCGGTGCCGCCATCGATGCCTGGGCCTCCTACGATTCCATCGCGGTCCGGCCGACCGCACGGGACATGCTGCTGACCGACCCCAACTCGGCGGTGCGCCAGACTGCCATCGGCGTCCTCGACCCGGGCGACCCCCAGATCCGCACCCTGCTCGTGAGCCTGACGGCACCTGGCCAGCCGCTCGGCATTCGCCAGTCCGCCGCCGCCCGGATCCGGAATCAGTCGGATCCGGCGGTGGTGGCCGCGCTCATCGCGCTCACCGATCCCTCCAACCCCAGGAACCTCCGGCAGGCGGGGCTGCGCTATCTCGCAGGACGGAGCGACAAGGGTCCAGCCATCACGACGGCCACCACGTACCTCGACGATCCGGATCCGCTCTTCGCGGTCAGCGCGGTGCAGACGCTGGCGCGGGTGGGCGGCCCGGCCGGCAAGGTCACCCTGACCCAGCGGCTGAAGGTGGAGCAGCGGGTGACGGTGGACGACGCGATCCGGGAGGCGCTGGAAGGGAAGTAGGCGGGGCAGCGGGGCAGAAGATTGTCACCCCGGCGAACGCCGGGGTCCAGGTTCACTCCACGCGCACCTCAATGGCTGTCGCTGCCAGGGTCGTGGTGTCAAAGCCCTGGATATGCTTGAAGTACCAGTCGATGTGCACCTGACCGCGGCGGTTCGCTTCGTCCAGCATGGAGTCCGTCAGGTCGGCGACGTCGTTGCCGTCATCCCAGATGGGGGTCCCGATGGCCCAGTTGGTGCCCGAGGCGATCCACCGGGCATCCGTCTCGGCGGCAAACGCCAGGATCAGGTGGTAGTCGCCTGGGCGGTCCGGCCCCGGAATCGCCACGGTGTGACGGGAGATCGCGTCCACCACCGGCGTGGCAAGAGCGGAGATGGTCACGAAATCCTCACGCTTGTCCCCCCAACTCGGGAAGGCGCCCAGGATGACGGAGGCTGCGGGCCAGTAAGCAGAATAGCGGAGGGTGAGGTCGCCCCGGATCGTGTCGCCCGGGGCGATCGTCAGCACAGGGTTGGCCGACGTCAGTTCCTGACCGTTGAGTTGCGCCCGATCCAGCCACAGGGTGGCGCCTTCGGCCCCGCCAAGGGTCACGGTGATCGGCTTCATCCCGTCGGCGGAAAAGCGGAGCGTACGCTCCCCCATTTCCTCCGATGAGAGCGAGGCACTGCTGAACGTCGCAAGGCCCTCGACTGCCGTGGCCGTGGCCGTTCCCAGGACCGAAGCGGAGTTCCCGACCGCCTCCACCCGCACCTCGACCCGCGCATCCCGGACTCGCCTTCCCGAAGCGTCCTGAATCTCGATGATGGGGACTGGCACGAGTGCGTTCTCGTTCCCCGCAATCGGTGCCTGCAACAGCACCAGCCGGGCGGGTCGTGCCTCGCTCCGGTTCACCACCAGCGCCAGCGCCGTCACCATCAGCAACCCCGCCCCCGCCGCCCCCCACTTCTTCGGACGGGTATCCAGGCCCAGGCGCCGATGCATCGGCCGTACACGCAACACGCGCCGCAGCCGGTCCGCTGTCGCGGCGGTCCCGAGCAGGGCGCGCGCCAGGTCGGCGTCCGCGCGAGGATCGCGACGCCGTCGCGCCTCGGCCAGCCAGCGCAGGAAGAGGGGCGCAAGGGCCTCCTCCGCGCCGCCCTGGACCAGCAATTCCGCGGCGCGCTGATGGTCGAACGGCGACATCGACGGCTCCACCAGGAGCGCGGTGCCGAGCCGCCGGGCCAGCTCCCGTTCGCCGCCGGGGCCCGCGCCACGGAGCACCACCTCCGCCAGTTCGTCGTGCCCCAGCCGCCAGCGATCCTCGATGCCGGCCACGAATCCGCGGAGCTCGAGGGAGCCCAGGAGGGCGGCCACCTCCTCCTCCGAGAGTCCGGCCGCGCCGGCGAGCACCCGCGCCCGCAGCGGGGCGGCCGCCGTGGCCAGCAGGGAGAGCAGCAGGCGGGCCTGCGCCCCCAGTGCATCCACCCGCCGGCCCAGCGCGTCACCGGCCGGCAATTCGACGGCAAGCCGCTCAGGGTCGGGACAGCTCCACCCGCGCTCGTCGAGTACCAGCCATTCGTGGTCGAGCACCAGCTGGAGAGTCTCGAGGATCAGGTGCGGTGAGCCCTTCGACGCCTCGTGCAGACGCTGCACCAGGAGCGAGGGCCACGGCTCGTCCGGCAGTGCGCCGACGCTCATGATGAGCGCCTCGACCTCCGCCGCCGTCAGCGGGGTGAGGGTGAGCACCTCGGCGTCGGCCGCGATCAGTTCCTGCCCCCGCGCCGGTCGGCCCGCCGTCACGATCAGCGCGGCGGAGCCGGTCAGCCGGGCACGGAGCCCCGCCAGGAGCTGCAGCGACTCGCCATCCATCCAGTGCACGTCGTCGATCAGGAGCGCCAGCGGCGACTCTTCGAGGAGCGCGAGCAGCAGGTCGGCCAGGGCGAGGGTACGGCGCCGCAGCGCCTCGGTGCCGGTGCTCGGATCGGGTGCGCCGCCGAAGCCGGTCACCAGCGACGGATCGAGCGCCTGCAGCGTGGCCAGGGCGGCCGGCGTCACGCCCGATGCGCCCGGCAACGCGATCAGCGTGCGGGCCAGTTCCGCGGCGAACGCGTAGGCGATCTGGCGAGAGCCCGGCGGGGCGCGCAGGTAGAGGATGCGTCCTCCCATGGCGCGCAACCGGCGCTCGGCATCGCGAAGGAGCCGGGTCTTCCCGAGCCCTGCCGGGGCGGAAAGGTGGAGATGGCGACCCTCGCCGGCGCGGGAGCGTTCCCACGCCTGGGTGATCCGCCGGAACTCCCCTTCCCGCCCGATCAGCTCGGTGGAAAGCAAGGTCGAGGCGAAGGGCGTGGCCGGCGGAGGCATCGCCCGGACGCGTGCGAGGAACGGGACGGTCTGCGGCTCCGGCTCGCGTCGTTCCTCGGAGAGGAGCGCCTCGAGGGCATCGGCCTCGATACCGGCCCCGATCGAATCCCCCGACAGGAGGAGGGTGTCGAGCAGGAAACGCCACGCCGCCTCATTCGCAGGATCGGCATCCCGGTGCTGCCGGGCGATTGCCACCGCTTCCCGGACCGCCCCACGGTCGAGCCGCTCCCGCGCCACGGCATCCAGCGCGCGCATCCACCCTGCACGCAGGCGATCCCGGGCCTTGTCGGCCCAATGCTCGAAGCCTGCCCCGCCCGGAACGCCGAACTCGCTGAGGAAGTCTCCCTCATAGAGTCGAACGGCTTCCTCGAACTGTGCGTTGCGGAGCGCGGTACCGACCTCGTCATGATCGGATGGGATCGGGAGGTTGAGCGTCAACTGCTCGCCGTCGGCAATGAGCGAAGATTCTCCGAGCTTGCGGCGGATTTGCCAGACCGCCTGCCGGAGCGACTGGCGGGCCCGTTCGAGGTCGGAATCGGCCCAGAGGAGGTCGGTGAGGTGGACACGGCTTGCGGTGTGGCCCGGCGCCATCGACAGGTAGACGATGATGGCCAGCGGCTTCCCCGCACCGAACAGGAGTGTCTCCCCCTCGGCCGTCACCTGCACCAGGCGGGGGACGGGGCCGAGCGTCTTGAGGCGGAGGCCGGTGGCCAGGGGTTCTGTTGTCATGGGGTCAGCGTAAAGAATAGCAATCTGGCCCGATTCCGGGAGGGTCAACCCCAATCTCGGCAACGTGTTGAGTGTGTTTCACCGGAAATGACGGGAGATTGACGGCCTGGTGATAGCCTACCAGAATGCGAATGGACTCAGGACCCCATGCCAAGCGCCAGGTGACGCCACCCAAAGCCTGCCCGCAGTGCGGCGCGAGCATGGACGGGGAGGTGACGACAGCGGGAGCCGCACTGCCTTGTCCAGTGTGCATCGCCGCTGCCGCCAGGGCGACGCAGGCGGAACAGACCCGCATCGAGGCCTTCGCCGATTCGGTCGTCGTCACCACCTCGCCTGGCGTGAACCGCTACCGAATTGAACGCCAGGTCGGCCATGAACGGATCAGT encodes the following:
- a CDS encoding cation:proton antiporter — its product is MPQDLSYVLLLFVLFVVPRFLQRYRLPGAVTALALGVGATALGLFQHDETIALMATFGIVALFLFAGLDVDLEALKPDARVLTQHLVIWGATLALLTTAASWVFSLAIREASLVALALITPSTGFILDSLDLFGLSDSEKRWTKSKAIASELLALIVMFLTLQSTSPEQLGLSVLAMLALIVMLPPVFRWFAGRIAPFAPRSEFAFLLMVAVVAASATRRLGVYYLVGAFVVGLSARQFRARLPAMSSERMLGAVEAFASFFVPFYFFHAGEYVSHDELNWVVLGLGAAFLVIFALLRLGEVILHRWVALREAPKKSLRIGVALLPTLVFTLVIVDILRGRPGVTPTLLGALVLYTTLITLLPGLILRVPAIDYSTLHLDPIAPPPDSGFGASGPEWRGGASASLTESNPPPPPPAPPPSAADRT
- a CDS encoding M1 family aminopeptidase — protein: MRFSLRRLALATIFALTPATVIAQSIGAYTPPVQWPERPTRFDLLHQRIALSVDWSRLAISGTVTTTVKLTTVTDTVRLDADHLTITGATDAKGRKLRYQTDSTHVTVKLPRRMSPGDTAVFTLTYTGVPERGLYFVPRSHVVWTQGEAVETRSWVPTYDFPNDKATWEFLVTADPGMSVLSNGTLTEVTPAPGGRQVWHWVQEQPASTYLYSVVIGPFTVLRDQWRGRPVDYWVAPDTVPAGWRTFGETPSMIEIYSQVLGVNYPWPKYSQAVIPDFTYGGMENVSATTQTDLVLHGADGEPESSGRGLAAHELAHQWFGDYTTTATWSHAWLNEGLTTYMESVQNEKSRGWAAGQQSWYSQQQQAMGADLRQERPLVWGDTLADPIQLFFSGHIYPKGAQVAHQLRRLLGDSLFWAGMQRFLQDNAYKPVRTENFAVAFEQTANRDLDWFFDQWVYGIGYPKVQVTRHWDAAAKQLHVTVTETQKIDSTHPLFRFPVTIRLITPDSVLRKEIMVTKQTETFTLPVSQEPLSFRFDEGAWLLGTVSTDQTPTELSEMAKHDLEYGARNWALRALAGNTTAVADSARRFIVLNEREPLLREIALAQLAERKDPADIPLVKSALRDPASGVRGAAIDAWASYDSIAVRPTARDMLLTDPNSAVRQTAIGVLDPGDPQIRTLLVSLTAPGQPLGIRQSAAARIRNQSDPAVVAALIALTDPSNPRNLRQAGLRYLAGRSDKGPAITTATTYLDDPDPLFAVSAVQTLARVGGPAGKVTLTQRLKVEQRVTVDDAIREALEGK
- a CDS encoding DUF4136 domain-containing protein; this translates as MRTSRFPTVACSAGLLALAACSPPSITSERNSDIPVPAGATVSFIGGTTEGATQVNPAVSNEIMHVRIQNAVKTQLQKKGYTVVDSGTPATFHVRYFVGVKQNTSYVTTTTGVGMAGPYGPGFGPYGYGYGYGYGYGWGGYGVSTTTPVTNTNVSFVVDLVQATSGKIAWRGIYNGEASSSPPSDSKLNSLAQSIFSTLPKVPQ
- a CDS encoding DUF4136 domain-containing protein; the protein is MTAIVFDTRFQRAGALLAVVLAAGCSSSVTSERNEAIAIPSGATVTLPVSGAQRTPELYPTVSNDSIHHMIQRAIKAQLAAKGYTVVDSGQPATFVARYFLGVQTSSRYAATAGGVSGPPIQGIGNGYGRTQDTPLSALPSPGQIHNVTFEAALVDEKAGRTAWRGVLDREPKSTAPDQARINQVVGEVMKSLPQVP
- a CDS encoding chloride channel protein; this translates as MKPADILRTLRRQLRRLAAQARHSTYGPVNVAQGVWDDIVDWFNGLELSENSILLGFAVVIGLAASFGVIGFYKLIDLAHEVFFSWPEAYLPELGQLAYRPILTGAGAVAAWWVMRRFAPGQKGLTIPDVQLAVVRRQGVIPTRAVMVRTAASALTIGSGGSAGAEGPIAVFGAAVGSRLGRSFRFSGNRTIILVGAGAAAGISAAFNAPLAGAFFALEEILGSFSIAAFAPVVVSSVVAAVVTRSVFGNHPVFPVPFEQGYGLTREVILFYPLLGLVAGLASVAFVRFYFSVDDWAEKFRQRMPVLLALAGGAAVGGLAFFSSGLLVGFGHLAIPLDRFGDLAWYLLILLAGMKIIATSITLNTGGSGGLFTPSLYVGAAAGGAFGAGLIVLFPGLNLTVEPYAIVGMGAVVAAALDAPMTGILMVWEMTDNSAIMLPLMLAVVVSHFVARRLERDSLYSGWLRRQGEHIVHGTDRDVLASLRVAEAYHRKPIVIQERALATQFLTHLGAGTQDVFPVVTEYGELSGVLTVSDLARIANEPRELHQILIAAEAAQPTESLEPEDSLLEATRRMGARGASALPVVDPESGRLVGLLRRSDILSLYGRILAGAPESGGAAGQGGGGEGG